A genomic window from Methanovulcanius yangii includes:
- a CDS encoding PEGA domain-containing protein, with translation MNGTNTEVAGDTSVPALMPEPTSVAAMVNGTPASVPDAGECAPSLLPGGVYVSSLPGGAEVRVDGLTEPGRTPCVVAGLKPGPHQVAVIGGAGARTMLSRTVWVYPGAVTPADFDFVGTVYTATMAADPDQGYEGLPMTVDGAYPELSTSTAVTVKQSGSYITFREGENLYSCMVATVGDMNHVVEWKRRPLASVEVVTEPAGAMVFVDGYLMDDRTPCTIATVSEGRHYVMVAKEGYLPDGQEINIADTIQDCDRTVPFLLKEYAAGTLNVTSEPDAASIFLNGRYTGLSTPATFADLPIGTYEVGCSKNGTMAGSRSVTVTPAATVACAILLDPVTGT, from the coding sequence ATGAATGGCACAAATACGGAAGTGGCCGGTGATACGTCTGTACCGGCGCTGATGCCGGAACCGACGTCGGTGGCGGCGATGGTAAATGGCACCCCCGCATCGGTGCCGGATGCCGGTGAATGCGCCCCCTCGCTCCTCCCCGGCGGCGTGTATGTCTCTTCCCTCCCCGGCGGAGCGGAGGTCCGGGTGGATGGCCTGACGGAGCCGGGGCGAACCCCCTGCGTCGTCGCCGGTCTCAAACCCGGTCCCCACCAGGTGGCGGTGATCGGAGGGGCCGGGGCCCGGACGATGCTTTCGCGGACCGTCTGGGTCTATCCCGGCGCGGTGACGCCGGCGGACTTTGATTTCGTCGGCACCGTCTATACGGCAACGATGGCGGCGGACCCCGACCAGGGATATGAAGGATTGCCGATGACCGTCGACGGCGCCTACCCGGAACTCTCCACCTCGACGGCAGTGACGGTGAAGCAGTCCGGCTCCTACATCACGTTCCGTGAAGGGGAGAATCTCTATTCCTGCATGGTTGCCACCGTGGGGGACATGAACCATGTCGTCGAGTGGAAGCGCCGTCCGCTTGCCTCGGTGGAGGTCGTGACCGAACCTGCAGGTGCGATGGTATTTGTCGACGGCTACCTGATGGACGACCGGACGCCGTGCACCATTGCCACCGTCTCCGAAGGGCGGCACTATGTGATGGTTGCAAAGGAGGGATACCTTCCCGACGGACAGGAGATCAATATCGCCGATACGATTCAGGACTGCGACCGGACGGTCCCGTTCCTGCTGAAAGAGTATGCGGCAGGCACCCTGAACGTCACCAGTGAACCGGATGCGGCCAGCATCTTCCTGAACGGGCGCTATACGGGGCTCTCGACTCCCGCGACCTTCGCTGACCTTCCTATCGGCACCTATGAGGTGGGATGTTCGAAGAACGGCACCATGGCAGGTTCGCGAAGCGTCACCGTGACCCCCGCCGCCACGGTCGCCTGCGCCATCCTTCTGGATCCGGTGACAGGGACCTGA
- a CDS encoding metallophosphoesterase family protein, protein MHVKAGGAGGHREKVVVTALLICALLIPCTAAVPGRSDGPNGAEDLWGPYLTGMDAESVQVRWHGDGVSGVEYRQPGGTVWNEASAVSAGEGFWYAPITGLAPDTTYEYRLADGLGGGPYTFTTFPAAGPVTFAVVGDTQDDPTVPVPDGRTPLVAAAIAEDEDCMFLLHLGDTVGDPRDEAEWGRFFAEMGPVIAHIPLYPVMGNHERNLTVWYAAFGYPEWYTFSCGDVPVVVLDSNDWASPRAEEQDAWLQETLAETEGSAIVAFHHPPYADDAKHPGGWRQFAERWEPLFAVHNVPLVLSGHVHAYERYDRDGRVWIVAGTGGGPLYPLTDEKGEGCIVAVERTIGYLRIGYDGAGGWTGVYTAAGEITGEGTARPYDEPQVMDTFSLPASAPDEDMTPPVADPSCPALAAVAWGAAGLLLGVRIQNRGN, encoded by the coding sequence ATGCATGTGAAGGCCGGAGGGGCGGGCGGCCACCGGGAAAAAGTTGTGGTCACCGCCCTCCTGATCTGTGCTCTCCTGATACCCTGCACGGCGGCCGTTCCGGGCAGGAGCGACGGTCCGAATGGGGCGGAGGACCTCTGGGGACCGTACCTGACGGGCATGGATGCCGAAAGCGTTCAGGTTCGCTGGCATGGTGATGGTGTCTCCGGTGTGGAATACCGGCAACCCGGGGGTACTGTCTGGAACGAAGCATCCGCCGTCTCCGCCGGGGAGGGGTTCTGGTATGCCCCGATCACCGGTCTTGCCCCGGATACGACCTATGAGTACCGCCTCGCGGACGGTCTCGGCGGCGGCCCGTACACCTTCACCACATTCCCTGCGGCGGGGCCTGTCACCTTTGCGGTGGTCGGCGACACGCAGGACGACCCGACGGTCCCCGTCCCGGACGGGCGGACGCCCCTCGTGGCAGCGGCGATCGCGGAGGATGAAGACTGCATGTTCCTCCTCCACCTCGGCGATACAGTCGGCGACCCCCGCGATGAGGCCGAATGGGGGCGGTTCTTTGCGGAGATGGGCCCGGTCATTGCGCATATTCCCCTCTATCCGGTGATGGGGAACCATGAACGCAACCTCACCGTCTGGTATGCCGCCTTCGGGTATCCGGAGTGGTACACCTTCTCCTGCGGCGATGTGCCCGTGGTCGTGCTCGACAGCAACGACTGGGCATCGCCGCGGGCTGAGGAGCAGGACGCCTGGTTGCAGGAGACCCTGGCGGAAACGGAAGGGTCCGCCATCGTTGCATTCCACCATCCGCCGTACGCCGACGACGCGAAGCACCCCGGCGGATGGCGGCAGTTCGCCGAGAGGTGGGAACCGCTCTTTGCGGTGCACAACGTGCCGCTTGTCCTCTCCGGCCATGTCCATGCCTACGAGCGCTACGATCGGGACGGACGGGTCTGGATCGTTGCGGGGACCGGGGGCGGTCCCCTGTATCCCCTGACGGATGAGAAGGGGGAGGGATGTATCGTGGCGGTCGAGCGCACCATCGGGTACCTCCGTATCGGCTATGATGGTGCAGGCGGGTGGACCGGCGTCTATACCGCCGCAGGAGAGATCACCGGCGAGGGGACGGCACGCCCATATGATGAACCGCAGGTGATGGATACGTTCTCTTTGCCTGCGTCCGCTCCGGACGAGGACATGACCCCACCAGTGGCCGATCCGTCCTGTCCCGCTCTTGCCGCGGTGGCATGGGGGGCGGCAGGGCTCCTCCTCGGAGTGCGCATACAAAACAGGGGTAATTAA
- a CDS encoding argininosuccinate synthase has translation MVRKQSVMLILILMCCAGFVLHAGAATTEVTVTRYSSDGALLSENGPYTFEWMEANLPVMGDGSTHYYMQGPSFDEANLWDPSETVNTESRDLGALKGTDVADLCDLAGGMKEGDVLRIIAEDGFFKNFPYTSVYDPPVRQGPMVLAWYNGGEPSAAEPQGLGYPPDYYTGMRLAFFADTSVNPDGNHIFGNTDMQAVLPDEYRHYFSGKWPSSSGLSVKYVSELRIIEAEGPAPATPAPEETTAPAPVIAAAAALLCAGWYATRRRRE, from the coding sequence GTGGTAAGAAAACAGTCAGTGATGCTGATCCTCATCCTCATGTGCTGTGCGGGATTTGTTCTGCATGCAGGAGCGGCAACGACGGAGGTCACAGTTACGCGGTACAGTTCCGACGGGGCGCTCCTCTCAGAGAACGGTCCCTACACGTTCGAGTGGATGGAGGCAAACCTGCCGGTCATGGGCGACGGGAGTACGCATTACTATATGCAGGGGCCGAGCTTTGACGAAGCAAATCTCTGGGATCCGTCGGAAACCGTCAATACGGAGAGCAGGGATCTGGGTGCGCTGAAGGGTACCGATGTGGCGGATCTCTGCGACCTTGCGGGAGGCATGAAGGAAGGGGACGTCCTCCGCATCATCGCCGAGGACGGGTTCTTCAAGAACTTCCCCTACACGTCTGTCTATGACCCCCCGGTACGGCAGGGGCCGATGGTTCTCGCCTGGTACAACGGCGGGGAACCCTCGGCCGCCGAGCCGCAGGGGCTGGGGTATCCACCTGACTACTACACCGGCATGCGCCTCGCCTTCTTTGCGGACACCTCGGTGAACCCGGATGGCAATCACATCTTCGGGAACACCGACATGCAGGCAGTACTTCCCGACGAATACCGGCATTATTTCAGCGGAAAATGGCCATCATCGAGCGGTCTTTCGGTGAAGTACGTCAGTGAACTCCGGATCATCGAAGCAGAGGGGCCGGCACCCGCCACCCCTGCCCCGGAGGAGACTACCGCGCCCGCTCCCGTGATCGCGGCGGCAGCCGCCCTGCTCTGTGCCGGGTGGTATGCGACCCGGCGCAGACGTGAGTGA